The Babylonia areolata isolate BAREFJ2019XMU chromosome 24, ASM4173473v1, whole genome shotgun sequence genomic interval CACCGTTCTCACAGCACACTCCACCCTGTGTTGTGCCAGTCTCCCCACCGTTCTCACAGCACACTCCACCCTGTGTTGTGCCAGTCTCCCCACCGTTCTCACAGCACACTCCACCCTGTGTTGTGCCAGTCTCCCCACCGTTCTCACAGCACCCTCCAGCCTGTGTTGTGCCAGTCTCCCCACCGTTCTCACAGCACACTCCaccctgtgttgtctgtctccccaccgtTCTCACAACACACTCCACCCTGGTTAGTGTTCAGTTCACTTGCTCTGTTACGttactctaggaggcgtcactgcgttcggacaaatccctatacgctacaccacatctgctaagatgtctggccagcaacgtaacccaacgcgcttggccAGGTTAGAAACCACGGGCATAAAATCCCTGCCTCTGCTGGGATTTGAATCCCCGTGCATGTCGATGAGACTGGGCTGGACTCTGCTTTGCATTACTGGGACGCTCTCAAACCAGACTTTTCCTATGTGACCTTGAAATAGGGTCAAGGTACAATATTCAATAAATAGGACATATATTCCGCGTGCACCGGTTTACATCACATGCCCCACGATTTGAAAaaagcatagatagatagatagatcttttCGTTTTTATCTGTCTAAccggacggagggggggggggggaagcaacagCATTTTTCTGTCAAAGAAACCTTGAACAGCTGATAACAGCCGTGAACATCATTGTCCCTCCACAGGTACTACACTGCCGGGGAAAAGAAAGGCCCCCTGTTGCGGGGATTGAACCTGGGGGGCCCCATGTACCGGGAGCCGTTTGACAAGTACCGGGACAACCTGATGGTGGGGGGGCTGGCTGCTGTCGTTCTCTTCGTCCCCCTCGTCACCGCCTGCTTCGTCTACAAGTTCCGCTTccaggtagggggttggggggggggggaggtgatggacgtcttcatcatcatcatcatcgttatcatcatcatatcatcgttatcattatcatcgtcatcattatcataatcatcatcataatcatcatcatcatcatcattatcgtcattatcctcgccatcatcatcattatcgtcgtcatcatcattatcgtcatcgttgtcatcgtaatcgtcattatcatcatcagtatcatcgtcattattatcatcgtcgtcgtcatcatcgtcataattaataataataataataatgatgaatgtggtggtggtggtggttgtggtgattgtaGAAGTCGtgttagtcgtagtagtagtatttgttgttgttgttgtattgttattattacttattattgatgctgggggtgatggtggcggtgggggtgatggtgtcgGTGGGAGTGTTACGATCATTTTACACACCACTTTCACTTGTCTAAATTACTGAAGAGAACGGCATGGTACGAACGTTTTTTGGAGGGTTAATACTTTTGAATGTATCTTTATATATTGTACACATGGCCTGTGCAATAACAATTCTTGGGTCATAGTGCTCTCTCTTGATCTGTCCACCGACAGACTGCTTTCTGTccatgatctgtccacacacagacataattctgaccatgatctgtccacccacagactgctttctgtccatgatctgtccacacacagacagaattctGACCATGATCTGATCTGTCCACCCACACACTGCTTTCTGTCCATGATCTGTCCACCCACAGACTGCTTTCTGTccatgatctgtccacacacacactgctttctgtccatgatctgtccacacacagactgctttctgtccatgatctgtccacacacagactGATTTCTGACCATGATCTGTCCACCCACACACTGCTTTCTGTCCATGATCTGTCCACCCACACACTGCTTTCTGTCCATGATCTGTCCACCCACACACTGCTTTCTGACCATGATCTGTCCACCCACAGACAGCTTTCTGACCATGATCTGTCCACCCACACACTGCTTTCTGTccatgatctgtccacacacagactgctttctgtccatgatctgtccacacacagactgctttctgtccatgatctgtccacccacacactgctttctgtccatgatctgtccacacacagactgctttctgtccatgatctgtccacacacagacagctttctgaccatgatctgtccacacacacactgatttcttaccatgatctgtccacccacagactgctttctgtccatgatctgtccacacacagacagaattcttaccatgatctgtccacacacagacagaattctGACCATGATCTGTCCACCCACAGACTGCTTTATGACCATGATCTGTCCACCCACAGACAGCTTTCTGATCATGATCTGTCCACCCACAGACAGCTTTCTGACCATGATCTGTCCACCCACAGACAGCTTTCTGACCATGATCTGTCCACCCACAGACAGCTTTCTGAccatgatctgtccacacacacactgatttcttaccatgatctgtccacccacagactgctttctgtccatgatctgtccacacacagacagaattctgaccatgatctgtccacacacagacagaattctGACCATGATCTGTCCACCCACAGACAGCTTTCTGACCATGATCTGTCCACCCACAGACAGCTTTCTGAccatgatctgtccacacacacactgatttcttaccatgatctgtccacccacagactgctttctgtccatgatctgtccacacacagacagaattctgaccatgatctgtccacacacagacagaattctGACCATGATCTGTCCACCCACAGACTGCTTTATGACCATGATCTGTCCACCCACAGACAGCTTTCTGATCATGATCTGTCCACCCACAGACAGCTTTCTGACCATGATCTGTCCACCCACAGACAGCTTTCTGACCATGATCTGTCCACCCACAGACAGCTTTCTGACCATGATCTGTCCACCCACAGACTGCTTTCTGTCCATGATCTGTCCACCCACAgactgatttctgtccatgatctgtccacccacagactgctttctgtccatgatctgtccacacacagactgatttctgtccatgatctgtccacacacagactgctttctgtccatgatctgtccacacacagactgatttctgtccatgatctgtccacccacagacagaattctgaccatgatctgtccacccacagactgatttctgtccatgatctGTCCACCCACAGACTGCTTTCTGTCCATGATCTGTCCACCCACAGACAGAATTCTGACCATGATCTGTCCACCCACAGACAGAATTCTGTCCATGATCTGTCCACCCACAGACTGCTTTCTGAccatgatctgtccacacacagactgctttctgtccatgatctgtccacacacagactgatttctgtccatgatctgtccacccacacactgctttctgtccatgatctgtccacccacagactgatttctgtccatgatctGTCCAACCACAGACTGCTTTCTGTccatgatctgtccacacacagactgatttctgtccatgatctgtccacccacagactgatttctgtccatgatctGTCCACCCACAGACAGCTTTCTGACCATGATCTGTCCACACAGAAACTGATTTCTGACCATGATCTGTCCACCCACAGACTGCTTTATGACCATGATCTGTCCACCCACAGACTGCTTTATGAccatgatctgtccacacacagacagaattctGACCATGATCTGTCCACCCACAGACTGCTTTATGAccatgatctgtccacacacagactgatttctgaccatgatctgtccacccacacactgatttctgtccatgatctGTCCACCCACAGACTGCTTTATGACCATGATCTGTCCACCCACAGACAGCTTTCTGTccatgatctgtccacacacagacagctttCTCTCTATGATCTGTCCACCCACAGACTGCTTTATGACCATGATCTGTCCACCCACAGACAGCTTTCTGTccatgatctgtccacacacagactgctttctgtccatgatctgtccacacacagacagctttctgtccatgatctgtccacacacagactGCTTTCTGTCCATTATCTGTCCACCCACAgactgatttctgtccatgatctgtccacccacagacagaattctgaccatgatctgtccacccacagacagaattctgtccatgatctgtccacacacagactGCTTTCTGACCATGATCTGTCCACCCACAGACAGAATTCTGTCCATGATCTGTCCACCCACAGACTGCTTTCTGAccatgatctgtccacacacagactgctttctgtccatgatctgtccacccacagactgctttctgtccatgatctgtccacacacagactGATTTCTGTCCATCATCTGTCCACCCACAGACTGCTTTCTGTccatgatctgtccacacacagacagctttCTGTCCATGATCTGTCCACCCACAGACTGCTTTCTGACCATGATCTGTCCACCCACAGACAGATTTCTGTccatgatctgtccacacacagacagctttctgaccatgatctgtccacacagagactgatttctgtccatgatctgtccacacacagagtgatttctgtccatgatctgtccacacacagactgatttctgtccatgatctgtccacacagagactgatttctgtccatgatctgtccacacacagacagctttctgtccatgatctgtccacacacagagtgatttctgtccatgatctgtccacacacagacagctttCTGTCCATTATCTGTCCACCCACGGACTTATTTCTGTCCATGATCTGTCCACACAGACCAAAGAGCAGAAAGCAGAGAAACGCGCGGCACGTCTGGAGGCCACCAAGCACCGGCGCCACCTGGAGAACAACGGCAAAGGGCAACAACTCTCTGACGTCTCTGTGACGAACGGGAAAGGGGAGAGTAATCCAGCGTATGAAAGTGTTCAGGACTCGATGGACACTCACCTGTAACTGAAAAGAATTGCCAAAACTATGTTGGCGTGGGTGCTAATCTTTCGCATAAAGACAATAAACGGCGGTACCGTGTCCAACATGCATTAAGctcacgttaaagaacccacggcaataaaaaggccaaattgtgtaaaaaaaaaaaaaatccactttgatagtaaacaaatatgcatgcagacagaagaaaagggtggcgctacactgtggcgACGCGAGTTGTCCGGTTTTtgcacatagaaatctgttgtgacattaaagcaatgtaatgcaatacaatacaatgcaatacaatgcaatgcaatacaatacaatacaatgcaatgcaatacaatgttaaGTCCACATCCTTTTATGCCGCCAGAACAAAGCGAAGGTTCTCTCAAAGGTCTGTGTTTCCACAAGTCCGAAGAAAACGGTGTAGCGTattataatagtttttttttttatataattatgtttatataTAGAGCTGTATAATGCTTTAACCCCACtcagccccacccaccccatcacactcTTGGTCCGTTTGAAAAAGCAGAATCAACCTGTTTTGAGACCAGAGGCTACTTTATATGTACATGGTTTGTTCTTATTTCAACTGAACCATTTACCTTCTATgtatcatatttcttcttcttcttcttcttcgtcgtcgtcgtcgtcgtcgtcgtcgtcgacgctTGTGGGCTCCCACATTCACACGTATATATGAGTGgagttttacgtgtatggccgttttaaccccgccatgttggcagccatattccttttcttttttttaatttttattttgtttgtttgttttcttcttcttgttgttttggggtgtgcatgccggttgtgttcgtgtttccataacccaccgaatgctgacatggattgtggcatctttgacgtgcgtatttgaacttctgtatgcgtatacagacggagggggttcaggtacatagcaaatctgcacatatgttgacctgagagatcgggggtggggggaatctccaccctttacctaccaggcgccgttaccgagattcgaacccgggaccctcagattgaacgtccaacgctttaatcactcggctgctGCGCACGTctttcgtttttgtgtgttttttgttgttgttgttgtttgtggttgttgttgctgctttttaaggTGTATTTACTTACCCGTTCATTGTTTCTTTGCCTTATTTCGTTGAAGGCTGATACTGTATACAAACCAATGGCAAGCTGTCTAGGCCTTATTTCGTTGAAGGCTGTTTGGGTTTATACAAAGGTCAAGCTTCTGCTCCttgttttctgggggttttttaattatattttttttatcacgcagatgtgctgtagcgtgtatggattagtccgcacgctttgatacctcattgaaactgaaaacgaaacaTGCTCTTGTTTGACTGGTACTTTTTTTTCagcggtaattttttttttaaatcgttacaATCGTTGCGTTTTATATACTTTTTAATCAGAAATCTGCTTCTTATTTTTTGCTGCTATTGAtttgcattcgtgtgtgtgtgtgtgtgtgtgtgtgtgtgtgtgtgtgtgtgaatacaccaAGGTTTATTTCTGTAACAAGGACTTCCTCCAACCCGAAATACAGCCCTGTTGACATTGCGCAACATcgttaaaaatgataatgattatcttTATCTGTTGCCCTGatatcagtgagagagaggacaagggacATCAATACTTGCTGAAGGGTTATTACTTCCCTTGTCCCTGGACACGCTGATGCTTGTCTGgggattatctgtctgtctattatttaTGTACGTTTGTTTGTGGTTAGTTTCCTGAATTCTTTGTGACATTCGCtgatgttattttcttcttctttttttttctttcttttttttcgtctttttatttttgttgttatatttatCAGATAAATCTGCTCAGTCATTGTTTTTTCGATGCTTACTTGTCAGTCTAGTTGCTTTCCAGCATGTAcctgtttttggggtgtgtttgggtttttttcggaaTATCAAGGTGAAAAGGTCTGTCGAGAGAATCTAAATgctgagtgtgtgggcgtgcgtgtgtgtatgtcagagagagagagagagagaggggggggttgttcttgttttgtttttgttgttgttgctgttgttttctgcttTCAGTTTGCTTGCTTGTGAAGTATGACACTTTAGTGCATTTTTTATTTCGGTTTTTGTTCTTAATAAACAGTGCATAAGTACTTGCGTTatgcattttgttcttgtttggagAATATGCTGTGTACATAAGggttgtgcatgtatttgtgcgtgtgtgtgtgcgagagagagagaaagagagtgtgtgttcgtgtgcgcgcgctcgtgtgtatgtggAAGAGAGAGCGTGTctatttgtggaaaaaaaaagtgacagatgCTGTCACACGTAAATaatgagaaaagaaa includes:
- the LOC143298882 gene encoding uncharacterized protein LOC143298882, with amino-acid sequence MSGFYVAAMAAMMVLMAGEVKGAFNEPDWGFQSYLDEDFSLRCNHSSVVVEKDNHVVWMLPSGDRVDSLDKTRKERFQLSSESGVVDMVLTIKNVQDTDSGVYLCYVYERYYTAGEKKGPLLRGLNLGGPMYREPFDKYRDNLMVGGLAAVVLFVPLVTACFVYKFRFQTKEQKAEKRAARLEATKHRRHLENNGKGQQLSDVSVTNGKGESNPAYESVQDSMDTHL